A segment of the Candidatus Methylomirabilota bacterium genome:
CCACCTTGCCGGCAAACCAGGGTAGCTCGATCCGGTTGCCGCGGAGCAGATCGTTGCCCATCGAGGTGGTGTGGTGGGGCGGCATCGAGCGCATCATCGCGAGCGTCTTGTCGACGCTGTCCGGCGGCAGCTTGACGCCCTCGGCGAGGCCGACGGCGACGGTTTCGCGCAAGGCCGCCTCGTAGAGGGT
Coding sequences within it:
- a CDS encoding ketopantoate reductase C-terminal domain-containing protein — protein: TLYEAALRETVAVGLAEGVKLPPDSVDKTLAMMRSMPPHHTTSMGNDLLRGNRIELPWFAGKVVELGRRHAIPTPVNSFIYAALKPYVNGAPRKD